A stretch of Ammospiza caudacuta isolate bAmmCau1 chromosome 18, bAmmCau1.pri, whole genome shotgun sequence DNA encodes these proteins:
- the PEBP1 gene encoding phosphatidylethanolamine-binding protein 1 yields the protein MPVDLAKWDGPLSLSEVEQKPAHPLRVKYGSVEIDELGKVLTPTQVQHRPTSIEWDGCDPQKLYTLVLTDPDAPSRKDPKFREWHHFLVTNMKGNNVGSGTVMSDYVGSGPPKGTGLHRYVWLVYEQAQPLACSEPVLSNRSGDKRGKFKVAAFRSKYGLGAPVAGTCYQAEWDDYVPKLYEQLSGK from the exons ATGCCGGTGGACCTGGCCAAGTGGGACGGGCCGCTGAGCCTCTCCGAGGTGGAGCAGAAGCCAGCGCACCCGCTGAGGGTCAAGTATGGCTCCGTGGAGATCGACGAGCTGGGCAAGGTGCTCACGCCCACTCAG GTCCAGCATCGCCCCACCAGCATCGAGTGGGACGGCTGCGATCCCCAGAAGCTTTACACCCTGGTTCTCACGGACCCTGATGCGCCCAGTCGGAAGGACCCGAAGTTCAG GGAGTGGCATCACTTCCTGGTGACCAACATGAAGGGCAACAATGTGGGCAGCGGGACCGTCATGTCGGATTACGTTGGCTCCGGGCCTCCCAAGGGAACAG GGCTGCACCGCTACGTGTGGCTGGTGTACGAGCAGGCGCAGCCGCTGGCCTGCAGCGAGCCCGTGCTCTCCAACCGCTCCGGGGACAAGCGCGGCAAGTTCAAGGTGGCCGCGTTCCGCAGCAAGTACGGGCTGGGGGCGCCCGTGGCGGGCACCTGCTACCAGGCCGAGTGGGACGATTACGTGCCCAAGCTCTACGAGCAGCTCTCGGGGAAGTAG
- the CFAP73 gene encoding cilia- and flagella-associated protein 73 translates to MEPELEERVREALRDKLRLLPAELHAARGRTGTARGPATLPPSTRVLLKRREVAEAERELQNERQVRALRPGRCSRPPVIPQEFQQRMQRLAQRRQQLARRREQHRDAVLRFESFLKAAAARRERELRRADEQRARAAAERAESARLRRELERLRRHRERLARRLRSLRPFGDYLRDVLAAMGQFQDVPAMLVHLGVLAEVRAALAREAEAGQEQLAQGRAQLQRYRQESSTQLLGTWNELARLHTRLEAAQQDVHQWESCWTHIQSTATQKTLLLGQIKLAVLNLFQQTTAQLRILTDRAQEDTKAQLDTVLLCMKALSDICATGTHPQQHRSVRLLQGHK, encoded by the exons ATGGAGCCGGAGCTGGAGGAGCGGGTGCGAGAGGCGTTGCGGGACAAGCTGCGGCTGCT CCCGGCCGAGCTGCACGCAGCCCGTGGCAGgacggggacagcgcggggccCCGCCACGCTCCCTCCATCCACCCGTGTGCTGCTGAAGAGGCGGGAGGTGGCGGAGGCGGAGCGGGAGCTGCAGAACGAGCGGCAGGTGAGGGCGCTGCGG CCTGGGCGATGCTCCAGGCCCCCTGTCATCCCGCAGGAGTTCCAGCAGCGGATGCAGCGCCTGGCGCAGCGCCGGCAGCAGCTGGCCCGGAGGCGAGAGCAGCACCGCGACGCCGTGCTCAGATTCGAGTCCTTCCTCAAG gcggcggcggcccggCGGGAGCGGGAGCTGCGGAGGGCGGACGAGCAgcgggcgcgggcggcggcggaACGGGCGGAGAGCGCCCGGCTGCGGCGGGAGCTGGAGCGGCTgcggcggcaccgggagcgcCTGGCCCGGCGCCTGCGGAGCCTCCGGCCCTTCGGGGACTACCTGCGGGACGTGCTGGCCGCGATGGGCCAG TTCCAGGACGTGCCGGCCATGCTGGTGCATTTGGGGGTGCTGGCGGAGGTGcgggcagccctggcacgggAGGCAGAAGccgggcaggagcagctggcccagggcagggcacagctccagcgGTACCGTCAGGAGAGCAGcacccagctcctgggcacCTGGAACGAGCTGGCACGGCTCCACACACGCCtggaggctgcccagcaggatgTGCACCAGTGG GAGTCCTGCTGGACCCACATCCAGAGCACAGCCACCCAGAagaccctgctgctggggcagatcAAGCTGGCTGTGCTGAACCTCTTCCAGcaaaccacagcacagctcaggatcCTCACAGACAGAGCCCAGGAGGACACAAAGGCCCAGTTGGACACG gtgctgctctgcatgAAGGCTCTGTCTGACATCTGTGCCACCGGcacacacccacagcagcacaggagtgTCAGGCTGCTTCAGGGCCACAAATAG
- the VSIG10 gene encoding V-set and immunoglobulin domain-containing protein 10: MQRLGGMPPARLVLALCFWRLVPRREAAGTDEVVFGQVGGNILLLCRNVSKEATEVVWFQGDPQSFPPLFSSRVSFPPDVRFSLVDNSSLSISELRVQDEGNYTCREVLNKTDHEHRVQLLVANPPQASPKCWAESSSSGQMLQLFCSWPGGYPHPTLHWREEGQDLENSSWVISSTSSSDTHVETLNSSHLAHRKVFTCVGSHVVKQEQPACTVEIKLPSLESEPPQTCFVGDNVTLTCRVTESTPASRLSWLRDISQPQQEIQPGGRFLIAQEGNVSRLTIQNCSQATDGGCYVCKAQNPVGLRELFVCLTVKQPVNIVGVVGAVVVLSLLTVLTVTGVVLYYNPLLCLRGAAFRNADSGDVLVLVDSEDDEEGKGSEETLSSCTEHEAMALVSGSRAQAAHLNHLTEGDDDELHSGVSAQDVREETQGS; the protein is encoded by the exons ATGCAGCGGCTCGGCGGGATGCCGCCGGCGCGGCTCGTTCTCGCCCTTTGCTTCTGGAGGCTGGTGCCGCGCCGGGAGGCCGCAG GAACAGATGAAGTGGTTTTTGGGCAGGTGGGAGGAAACATCCTCCTCTTGTGCCGCAACGTGTCCAAGGAAGCCACCGAGGTGGTCTGGTTCCAAGGGGATCCGCAGTCCTTCCCGCCTCTCTTCTCCTCGAGGGTCTCCTTCCCCCCCGATGTCCGCTTCTCCCTGGTGGACAACAGCTCCCTGAGCATCTCCGAGCTGCGTGTGCAGGACGAGGGCAACTACACCTGCAGGGAAGTGCTGAACAAGACGGACCACGAGCACAGGGTGCAGCTCCTGGTGGCCA ATCCACCACAGGCATCCCCAAAGTGCTGGGCTGAGAGCTCCTCGTCAGGGCAGATGCTGCAGCTGTTCTGCAGCTGGCCTGGAGGgtacccccaccccaccctgcactggagagaagaggggcaggaCTTGGAGAACTCCAGCTGGGTCATCAGCTCCACCAGCTCCTCAGACACCCACGTGGAGACCCTCAACAGCTCCCACCTCGCCCACAGGAAAGTCTTCACGTGTGTGGGCAGCCACGTGGtgaagcaggagcagcctgcctGCACTGTGGAGATAA AACTCCCTTCCCTGGAGTCTGAGCCCCCTCAGACCTGCTTTGTGGGTGACAATGTGACCCTGACGTGCCGGGTGACCGAGAGCACGCCGGCATCTCGGCTCAGCTGGCTCAGGGATatctcccagccccagcaggagaTCCAGCCTGGGGGGAGGTTCCTCATTGCCCAGGAGGGCAACGTGTCCAGGCTCACCATCCAGAACTGCTCCCAGGCCACCGATGGGGGCTGCTACGTCTGCAAGGCCCAGAACCCCGTGGGGCTCAGGGAGCTCTTCGTGTGCCTCACGGTGAAAC agccGGTGAACATTGTTGGGGTCGTGGGTGCTGTGGTGGTGCTGTCCCTCCTGACTGTTCTCACCGTCACTGGGGTTGTGTTGTACTACAATCCCCTCCTGTGCCTCAGAG GTGCTGCATTCAG GAATGCAGACTCAGGGGATGTCCTAGTGCTGGTGGACTCTGAAGATgatgaggaggggaaggggtCTGAGGAgaccctgagcagctgcaccGAGCACGAGGCCATGGCGCTGGTCAGtgggagcagggcccaggctgcTCACCTGAACCACCTCACAGAAG GTGATGATGATGAGCTCCACAGTGGGGTCTCTGCACAGGATGTGAGAGAAGAGACACAAGGCTCATAG